One genomic segment of Entelurus aequoreus isolate RoL-2023_Sb linkage group LG25, RoL_Eaeq_v1.1, whole genome shotgun sequence includes these proteins:
- the LOC133642584 gene encoding parvalbumin beta-like yields MAFSSLLHDAEVTAALDACKAAGSFDHKKFFSACGLAHKSIDDLKKAFAIIDQDHSGYIEEEELKLFLQNFKSGARTLNDAETKVFLKAGDTDGDGKIGVDEFTTLVKH; encoded by the exons ATGGCCTTCTCAAGTTTACTCCACGATGCTGAGGTCACTGCAGCCCTGGACGCATGCAAAG CTGCCGGATCGTTCGACCACAAGAAATTCTTCAGCGCCTGCGGCCTGGCCCACAAGTCCATCGACGACTTGAAGAAGGCTTTCGCCATCATCGATCAGGACCACAGCGGTTACATTGAGGAGGAGGAGCTCAA GCTGTTCCTGCAGAACTTCAAGTCAGGTGCACGCACCCTGAACGACGCCGAGACCAAGGTTTTCCTCAAGGCCGGCGACACCGACGGAGATGGCAAGATTGGCGTTGATG AGTTCACCACCTTGGTCAAGCATTAA